In Haliscomenobacter hydrossis DSM 1100, the DNA window TTGTATTAGACGCCGATTTTAGCAACAACCTGGCCTTTTACCCTTTTCCTTTTTCCACTGCCGAATTAAAGGATGGCGCTGTTACGGGGAGTTTGGGTTTTGTATTCAATCCGACCGACAAATTATCCATCACGGCCAATGCTTCGACGGGTTTCCGTTCGCCAAACGTGGATGATGTGGGAAAAGTATTTGATTCGACCCCTGGCTCGGTGGTGATTCCTAATCCCGATTTAGAGGCGGAATACGCCTATAATTTTGAATTGGGGATTGCCAAAGTATTTGCTGAAGTACTAAAAATTGACTTGACCGGTTTTTATACCACCCTGGAAAATGCCATGGTGCGGCGCAATTATACCCTGAATGGCCAAAGTCAGATTGATTACAATGGCACCTTGAGTCAGGTACAAGCCATTCAAAATGCGGCGGTGGCCAATGTATACGGCATCCAGGCGGGCTTGGAGCTGAAAATTGCCAAAGGCCTCAGTTTTTCTTCTCAGTTCAATGTGCAGGAAGGAGAAGAAGAACTGGACAATGGGGAAAAAAGCCCATCCCGGCACGCCGCTCCCTGGTTTGGCATTTCGCGGTTGACTTATTTGGCCAATGGACTCAATCTACAGTTTTATGCACAGTACAGTGGTGAAGTGAGTTATGAAAACCTGTCTGACGAAGGTCGGGCTACCGATTACATATACGCCATCGACGCCGAGGGCCGGCCTTATTCTCCAAGCTGGTACACCTTAAATTTTAAAGCGCTATATCCCATCAACGAACGTTTTACCCTTACCGCCGGTGTTGAAAACCTGTCGGATCAACGTTACCGGCCTTATAGCTCGGGAATTGTTGCGCCGGGGCGGAATGTGATTTTGGCGCTGAGCGTTGGGTTTTAGTTGAAAGGTTTAGGGTTGAAAAGTTGAAAAGAACGGTCGCCGAGCGCGAGCTGCCTCTATTCAACTTTTCAACCCTAAACCTTTCAACTCCAAATTATACAAATGTCCCCAACCCATTTTCCGCTGCAACATCAAAATGGCTTCTTTGCTGCGTTGTCCGCTTTGGCAGTGGATCACTACGGGGATTTGGCGTTCGATTTTATCGAGGTTTTCCAGCAGGTCACCAAGGGGAATGAGTAGCCCGCCCAGGTTTTTTTGCTGGAATTCTTCCGGCTGCCGCACGTCGATGAGTTGGAAGGCGCGATTTTCTGTGCGCCAATCTTCCAAGGTCGCCATCGTGATGCCCGGTACTTCCAATTGGGCGGGTGTACAATAATAAGTGGATTCGCGCAAGGCCGTAATGGGGTAGGCTTCTTGCGCCAGGAGTTTGATGCTGCGGGCACTCATGGAGGCTGCGTCGAACAAAAACAGTTTACCTACCAAAGGCTCTCCAATCCCGGTGATGACCTTAATGACCTCGTTGGCTTGCATGCTGCCAACTATGCCCGGCAATACCCCCAGCACTCCCCCTTCTGCACAGGAAGGAACAGTACCTGGTGCGGGTGGTTCGGGGTACAGGTTGCGGTAATTGAGTCCACGTTTTCCATCCGGAAGGGGATAATTAAAAACGGAAACCTGCCCTTCGTAGCGAAAAATGGAGGCGTATACATTGATTTTTCCTGCCAGAACACAGGCATCATTGACCAAATAGCGGGTTGGGAAATTATCGGTTCCATCGGCAACGATGTCGAATTCCCGAATGATGTCCAGGGCATTTTCGGCATTGAGTGCCGTTTCAAATACCCGCACTTTCACGTGTGGATTGAGCGCCTGCACACGTTGTGCAGCGGCTTGGGCTTTAGATTTGCCTAAATCGGCGGGGGTGTACAAGATTTGTCGCTGCAAATTGCTCAGATCTACGGTATCAAAGTCAACAATACCAATGGTTCCCACGCCGGCGGCACTTAGGTACAATAGGAGAGGAGACCCTAATCCTCCTGCGCCTACGACCAACACTTTGGCCGCTTTGAGCTTTTGTTGGGCTTGTACATCAAAATCCGGCAGAGCCAGGTGTCGGGCGTATCTTTGTTCTTCTGCTGCCGTTAACCTCGGCAAAGCCTCCG includes these proteins:
- the moeB gene encoding molybdopterin-synthase adenylyltransferase MoeB, producing MIYGSEALPRLTAAEEQRYARHLALPDFDVQAQQKLKAAKVLVVGAGGLGSPLLLYLSAAGVGTIGIVDFDTVDLSNLQRQILYTPADLGKSKAQAAAQRVQALNPHVKVRVFETALNAENALDIIREFDIVADGTDNFPTRYLVNDACVLAGKINVYASIFRYEGQVSVFNYPLPDGKRGLNYRNLYPEPPAPGTVPSCAEGGVLGVLPGIVGSMQANEVIKVITGIGEPLVGKLFLFDAASMSARSIKLLAQEAYPITALRESTYYCTPAQLEVPGITMATLEDWRTENRAFQLIDVRQPEEFQQKNLGGLLIPLGDLLENLDKIERQIPVVIHCQSGQRSKEAILMLQRKMGWGHLYNLELKGLGLKS